A window of Bufo gargarizans isolate SCDJY-AF-19 chromosome 9, ASM1485885v1, whole genome shotgun sequence contains these coding sequences:
- the LOC122919846 gene encoding inter-alpha-trypsin inhibitor heavy chain H6-like, with translation MLLRCFTSNFSMSAMGNLSRTYFLLMVLLFLMDLSFTDQRSPTSPYVKRFKRQIRATKTELTISSLHIQSTIVSRYAFTKVQTVMVNPHDESKEAIFDLELPSSAFVSNFTL, from the exons ATGCTCCTTAGATGTTTCACCAGCAATTTTTCAATGTCTGCTATGGGAAACTTATCAAGAACTTATTTTCTACTGATGGTGCTCCTGTTCCTGATGGACCTGTCATTCACTGATCAGAGGAGCCCAACGAGTCCCTACGTGAAG agATTCAAGCGTCAGATCCGAGCAACCAAGACTGAG TTGACGATCAGCAGTCTCCACATCCAATCTACCATAGTGTCCCGCTATGCTTTTACCAAGGTGCAGACTGTTATGGTCAACCCTCATGATGAATCTAAGGAGGCCATCTTTGATTTGGAGTTACCCAGCTCGGCATTCGTATCTAATTTCACGCTGTAA
- the LOC122946244 gene encoding kynurenine--oxoglutarate transaminase 1-like isoform X1, whose amino-acid sequence MAKRIHARRLEGVDENIWVEFVSLADEYKTVNLGQGFPNFSPPSYLREAFSKAVTDEHTLLNQYTRAFGHPPLVKALAQLFGPLFGQELNPLTNIMVSVGAYGALFSTFQALVDKGDEVIIIEPFFDSYEPMTLMAGGRCVFVSLRPQKPADGGKPLNSGDWRLDLAELEAKINKNTKMLVLNTPNNPLGKVFNKEELEEIANICVKYDLLCVSDEVYEWLVYDGNRHVRIASLPGMWERTITIGSAGKTFSATGWKVGWAFGPDSLLKHLRTVHQNSVYHCATGAQEAVAQGFQKELERLGKPECYFVQLRDDLQKKRDRLYRCLTEVGMKPVMSQGSYFMIADISVFKSEVPPPTDPNVPYDHYFTKWMMKHKQLAAIPMSAFYSGPHKKQFENYLRFCFVKEDATLEAAEKILQKWSRESSGRH is encoded by the exons ATGGCGAAGAGGATCCATGCCCGGAGACTGGAGGGAGTGGACGAAAACATCTG GGTGGAGTTCGTCAGCCTCGCTGACGAGTATAAAACTGTGAATCTGGGGCAAGGCTTCCCCAATTTTTCTCCTCCGAGTTACTTGAGAGAAGCGTTTTCCAAAGCCGTTACCGATGAGCACACCTTACTGAACCAGTATACCAGAGCCTTT GGACACCCTCCTCTGGTAAAGGCCCTCGCCCAGTTGTTTGGACCACTTTTTGGACAAGAGCTAAATCCTTTAACTAACATCATGGTGTCAGTGGGCGCATACGGTGCTCTTTTTTCTACCTTCCAAGCTCTGGTGGACAAAGGAGATGAG GTCATTATCATTGAACCCTTCTTCGACAGCTATGAACCAATGACATTAATGGCCGGTGGACGATGTGTATTTGTTTCCCTGAGACCT CAGAAGCCTGCAGATGGTGGGAAACCACTGAACAGCGGTGACTGGCGTTTGGACCTTGCTGAGCTGGAAGCGAAGAtcaataaaaatactaaaatgcTGGTGTTAAACACGCCAAATAATCCACTGGGCAAA GTATTTAATAAAGAGGAATTGGAAGAAATTGCTAATATTTGCGTGAAATATGACCTACTGTGCGTCTCCGATGAAGTGTATGAATGGCTGGTGTATGACGGGAATCGACATGTACGGATTG CTAGCCTTCCAGGAATGTGGGAGCGGACCATAACCATTGGAAGTGCCGGGAAGACATTTAGCGCCACTGGATGGAAG gtTGGTTGGGCCTTTGGGCCGGATTCTCTTCTTAAACACCTGAGGACTGTGCATCAGAATTCTGTCTATCACTGTGCAACCGGCGCCCAG GAAGCAGTGGCCCAAGGATTTCAGAAGGAACTGGAGAGGCTAGGAAAGCCTGAGTGTTACTTTGTACAGTTGCGGGATGACCTGCAGAAGAAGCGGGACCGGCTTTACCGCTGCCTTACAGAGGTGGGGATGAAACCCGTGATGTCCCAAGGCTCTTACTTTATGATCGCTGACATCTCTGTCTTCA aatctGAGGTTCCCCCTCCCACAGATCCAAACGTACCTTACGATCACTACTTTACAAAATGGATGATGAAACATAAA CAATTGGCCGCTATCCCGATGTCTGCCTTTTACAGCGGCCCACATAAGAAGCAGTTTGAGAACTACCTGAGGTTTTGCTTCGTAAAG GAGGATGCTACACTGGAAGCTGCAGAAAAGATTCTACAGAAGTGGAGCCGCGAGTCTTCTGGACGCCACTGA
- the LOC122946244 gene encoding kynurenine--oxoglutarate transaminase 1-like isoform X2 — translation MAKRIHARRLEGVDENIWVEFVSLADEYKTVNLGQGFPNFSPPSYLREAFSKAVTDEHTLLNQYTRAFGHPPLVKALAQLFGPLFGQELNPLTNIMVSVGAYGALFSTFQALVDKGDEVIIIEPFFDSYEPMTLMAGGRCVFVSLRPKPADGGKPLNSGDWRLDLAELEAKINKNTKMLVLNTPNNPLGKVFNKEELEEIANICVKYDLLCVSDEVYEWLVYDGNRHVRIASLPGMWERTITIGSAGKTFSATGWKVGWAFGPDSLLKHLRTVHQNSVYHCATGAQEAVAQGFQKELERLGKPECYFVQLRDDLQKKRDRLYRCLTEVGMKPVMSQGSYFMIADISVFKSEVPPPTDPNVPYDHYFTKWMMKHKQLAAIPMSAFYSGPHKKQFENYLRFCFVKEDATLEAAEKILQKWSRESSGRH, via the exons ATGGCGAAGAGGATCCATGCCCGGAGACTGGAGGGAGTGGACGAAAACATCTG GGTGGAGTTCGTCAGCCTCGCTGACGAGTATAAAACTGTGAATCTGGGGCAAGGCTTCCCCAATTTTTCTCCTCCGAGTTACTTGAGAGAAGCGTTTTCCAAAGCCGTTACCGATGAGCACACCTTACTGAACCAGTATACCAGAGCCTTT GGACACCCTCCTCTGGTAAAGGCCCTCGCCCAGTTGTTTGGACCACTTTTTGGACAAGAGCTAAATCCTTTAACTAACATCATGGTGTCAGTGGGCGCATACGGTGCTCTTTTTTCTACCTTCCAAGCTCTGGTGGACAAAGGAGATGAG GTCATTATCATTGAACCCTTCTTCGACAGCTATGAACCAATGACATTAATGGCCGGTGGACGATGTGTATTTGTTTCCCTGAGACCT AAGCCTGCAGATGGTGGGAAACCACTGAACAGCGGTGACTGGCGTTTGGACCTTGCTGAGCTGGAAGCGAAGAtcaataaaaatactaaaatgcTGGTGTTAAACACGCCAAATAATCCACTGGGCAAA GTATTTAATAAAGAGGAATTGGAAGAAATTGCTAATATTTGCGTGAAATATGACCTACTGTGCGTCTCCGATGAAGTGTATGAATGGCTGGTGTATGACGGGAATCGACATGTACGGATTG CTAGCCTTCCAGGAATGTGGGAGCGGACCATAACCATTGGAAGTGCCGGGAAGACATTTAGCGCCACTGGATGGAAG gtTGGTTGGGCCTTTGGGCCGGATTCTCTTCTTAAACACCTGAGGACTGTGCATCAGAATTCTGTCTATCACTGTGCAACCGGCGCCCAG GAAGCAGTGGCCCAAGGATTTCAGAAGGAACTGGAGAGGCTAGGAAAGCCTGAGTGTTACTTTGTACAGTTGCGGGATGACCTGCAGAAGAAGCGGGACCGGCTTTACCGCTGCCTTACAGAGGTGGGGATGAAACCCGTGATGTCCCAAGGCTCTTACTTTATGATCGCTGACATCTCTGTCTTCA aatctGAGGTTCCCCCTCCCACAGATCCAAACGTACCTTACGATCACTACTTTACAAAATGGATGATGAAACATAAA CAATTGGCCGCTATCCCGATGTCTGCCTTTTACAGCGGCCCACATAAGAAGCAGTTTGAGAACTACCTGAGGTTTTGCTTCGTAAAG GAGGATGCTACACTGGAAGCTGCAGAAAAGATTCTACAGAAGTGGAGCCGCGAGTCTTCTGGACGCCACTGA